A window of Holophagales bacterium contains these coding sequences:
- a CDS encoding HAMP domain-containing protein has protein sequence MRALPRTFRGRLTLGYSLVLTLILAAFGLSLYFIVRDQLLRHHDRELTETADAIQAVIGQHEDCEHLTPEQVAQLNRYSKLALFHSVDGDPAVFYRSPDLESVPAAKELAARPQFLEERSAFRTYVEKGGLLRVYTRPYKSHAGRQGVIRVMERTGDVELPLSNLRLALLLLAPIAVAGSAAVSYWLAGRALAPVVEVTELAREIESTQLSRRLPTRPVPDEIGRLIDTFNQMISRLENSFESMKRFTADASHELRSPLANMQSTLEVALGQPREADEYRSAMASLNEEVGRLRHIVADLLLLARADSGKVPFQLEPVRLDILAGEVVESFSERANALGAHLEMAPAPAVVIPGDERWLRQLVLNLVDNAVRFSIGAEAQHAAAGGVRVTVWVEGQLAFLAVDDDGPGIPESDLERVFERFFRSDAARTRLVDGGAGLGLAICAWIVREHGGTIRALQRSEGGTRMILAVPRSSSQPQ, from the coding sequence GTGAGAGCGCTGCCAAGGACGTTTCGCGGACGGCTGACCCTGGGGTACTCCCTCGTCCTCACGCTCATCCTGGCCGCTTTCGGCCTCAGTCTCTATTTCATCGTCCGCGACCAGCTCCTCCGCCACCACGATCGGGAGCTCACCGAGACGGCCGACGCGATCCAGGCCGTCATCGGGCAGCACGAGGACTGCGAACACCTGACTCCGGAGCAGGTCGCGCAGCTGAACCGATACTCGAAGCTCGCTCTGTTCCACTCCGTCGACGGCGACCCGGCGGTCTTCTACCGCTCGCCCGACCTCGAGTCGGTGCCGGCCGCCAAGGAGCTCGCAGCGCGGCCGCAATTCCTCGAAGAACGCTCGGCCTTCCGCACGTACGTCGAGAAGGGCGGCCTCCTTCGGGTCTACACGAGGCCCTACAAGTCCCATGCCGGACGCCAGGGCGTCATCCGAGTCATGGAGCGAACGGGAGACGTCGAGCTTCCTCTGTCGAACCTCCGCCTCGCACTGCTCCTCCTCGCGCCGATCGCGGTCGCAGGATCTGCCGCGGTCAGCTACTGGCTCGCCGGTCGCGCGCTCGCCCCCGTCGTCGAGGTCACGGAGCTGGCGAGAGAGATCGAGTCGACACAGCTCAGCCGCCGGCTCCCGACCCGTCCCGTCCCTGACGAGATCGGCCGGCTCATCGACACGTTCAACCAGATGATCAGTCGTCTCGAGAACTCGTTCGAGTCGATGAAGCGCTTCACCGCCGACGCCTCCCACGAGCTCCGAAGCCCGCTCGCGAACATGCAGAGCACTCTCGAAGTGGCTCTCGGTCAGCCACGGGAGGCGGACGAATACCGCTCCGCGATGGCGAGCCTCAACGAAGAGGTGGGCCGTCTTCGGCATATCGTGGCCGACCTCCTCCTCCTGGCGCGAGCCGACAGCGGCAAGGTTCCCTTCCAGCTCGAGCCGGTTCGTCTCGACATCCTCGCCGGCGAGGTGGTGGAGTCGTTCTCGGAGCGGGCCAACGCCCTCGGAGCCCACCTCGAAATGGCGCCAGCGCCCGCCGTCGTCATACCGGGCGATGAACGCTGGCTTCGCCAGCTCGTCCTCAACCTCGTCGACAACGCCGTCCGGTTCTCAATCGGGGCGGAAGCGCAGCACGCCGCCGCGGGCGGGGTCCGCGTCACAGTGTGGGTCGAGGGCCAGCTCGCGTTTCTCGCCGTCGACGACGACGGGCCCGGCATCCCTGAGTCCGATCTCGAACGCGTCTTCGAGAGGTTCTTCCGCAGCGACGCCGCCCGCACGCGGCTGGTGGACGGCGGCGCCGGCCTCGGCCTGGCCATCTGCGCGTGGATCGTGCGCGAGCACGGTGGGACCATTCGCGCCCTCCAACGGTCCGAAGGCGGCACCCGCATGATTCTGGCGGTGCCAAGGTCCTCAAGTCAGCCGCAGTAG
- a CDS encoding response regulator transcription factor → MRVLVVEDDPKLLDSIRQGLKEHGFAVDVAPDGRLGLELALGVDYDALILDVMLPGKSGLDILRELRTRHRATPVLILSARSAVEDRVRGLDLGADDYLPKPFSFQELLARLRAISRRPAAEPVTTLTAGDLELDTVHRSVRRGNRPIELTSKEFGLLEYLMKRKGVVLTRAMILDHVWDLDYDGGSNLVEVYINYLRKKVDQGADVKLIQTVRGSGYVLKEPK, encoded by the coding sequence ATGAGAGTGCTCGTCGTTGAAGATGACCCGAAGCTTCTGGACAGCATCCGGCAGGGGCTGAAGGAACACGGATTCGCCGTGGATGTGGCACCGGATGGGCGCCTGGGGCTCGAGCTTGCGCTCGGAGTCGACTACGACGCTCTCATCCTGGATGTGATGCTCCCCGGCAAGAGCGGCCTCGACATCCTGCGCGAGCTGCGGACCCGCCACCGGGCGACGCCCGTCCTCATCCTCAGCGCCCGGTCCGCAGTCGAGGACCGGGTCCGGGGACTGGACCTCGGAGCGGACGACTACCTTCCGAAGCCCTTCAGCTTTCAGGAGCTCCTCGCGCGCCTCAGGGCGATCAGCCGGCGCCCTGCGGCCGAGCCCGTCACCACGCTCACCGCCGGGGACCTCGAGCTCGACACCGTGCACCGTTCGGTGCGTCGCGGGAACCGGCCGATCGAGCTCACCTCAAAGGAATTCGGCCTCCTCGAATACCTCATGAAGCGGAAGGGGGTCGTCCTGACACGCGCCATGATCCTGGATCACGTTTGGGACCTCGACTACGACGGCGGCTCGAACCTCGTCGAGGTCTACATCAATTACCTCCGAAAGAAGGTCGACCAGGGCGCCGATGTGAAGCTCATCCAGACGGTTCGCGGTTCGGGGTACGTCCTGAAGGAGCCCAAGTGA
- a CDS encoding TolC family protein, whose product MSILWSRRGVALCALLSVAAFKTQGVEPPPPVDRAEVERLVAEALEANPEIRSARATAASAEARIDPAGALPDPMVSLSYENDGVSPSLGTMEMTRLQLMAQQAIPYPGKLRLAREVAQKDAERAGTVPQRVVLTIGASVRRAYADLLEAREALRLVDEQAETWKGIEEVTRGRYAAGLASQQDVLRAQSERTRLLQERRREEAAELTALSELRQLLFRPPDAPIPTEQRLTPGRLVTIPSSAETLARAVDETPELKEIALVRERSKLSVDLARRNLMPDFVASAAYMNRGGLPLMWSAGLGVSIPLWAGQKQRPLIVEAETLASAAAATEESLRRRVQAATEERLIRLNQLAQEARLDAEGILVQDQLSVDAALASYRTGTVPFVTVLEAIGTYFGDRRAALGRLASLIRALADLEEFSPERSSQAPMASKTAPAAASASPKM is encoded by the coding sequence ATGTCCATCCTATGGTCCCGACGGGGAGTCGCGCTCTGCGCCCTCCTGTCCGTCGCTGCATTCAAAACCCAGGGGGTAGAGCCTCCGCCGCCGGTGGATCGCGCCGAGGTGGAGCGTCTCGTCGCGGAGGCGCTCGAGGCGAATCCCGAGATCCGGTCGGCGCGGGCCACGGCAGCCTCTGCGGAGGCGCGGATTGACCCTGCCGGCGCTCTGCCGGACCCGATGGTCTCGCTGAGCTACGAGAACGACGGAGTTTCGCCCTCGCTCGGGACGATGGAGATGACGCGTCTCCAGCTGATGGCGCAGCAGGCGATTCCGTACCCGGGGAAGCTCCGTCTCGCCCGGGAGGTCGCGCAGAAGGACGCCGAGAGGGCGGGGACAGTGCCCCAGCGGGTCGTCCTCACAATCGGGGCTTCGGTCCGCCGCGCCTACGCGGACCTCCTCGAGGCACGCGAAGCCTTGCGGCTCGTGGACGAGCAGGCCGAAACGTGGAAAGGCATCGAGGAAGTAACCCGAGGTCGGTACGCGGCGGGTCTCGCGAGCCAGCAGGACGTCCTCCGAGCGCAGAGCGAGCGGACGCGGCTTCTTCAAGAGCGCCGCCGCGAGGAAGCAGCCGAGCTGACGGCCCTGAGCGAGCTGCGTCAGCTCCTCTTTCGGCCGCCTGACGCGCCTATTCCTACCGAGCAGCGCCTCACACCGGGACGCCTCGTGACGATCCCCTCGAGCGCGGAGACCCTCGCACGGGCCGTCGACGAGACCCCGGAGCTGAAGGAGATCGCACTCGTGAGGGAACGATCCAAGCTCTCCGTCGATCTCGCGCGCCGAAACCTCATGCCCGACTTCGTCGCCTCGGCCGCATACATGAACCGTGGAGGGCTCCCGCTCATGTGGTCCGCCGGCCTCGGCGTCTCGATCCCTCTCTGGGCCGGCCAGAAGCAGCGGCCGCTCATCGTGGAGGCCGAGACCCTCGCCTCAGCGGCAGCCGCCACCGAGGAGTCCCTCCGTCGCCGAGTCCAGGCTGCGACCGAGGAGCGTCTCATCCGCCTCAACCAGCTTGCCCAGGAAGCGCGGCTCGATGCCGAGGGAATCCTCGTGCAGGACCAGCTCTCCGTCGATGCCGCCCTCGCCAGCTACCGGACCGGCACCGTCCCCTTCGTGACGGTGCTCGAGGCGATCGGCACGTACTTCGGCGATCGCCGAGCCGCCCTCGGACGGCTGGCGAGCCTGATCCGCGCGCTGGCCGACCTCGAGGAGTTCTCTCCCGAGCGGAGCAGCCAGGCGCCCATGGCGTCTAAGACAGCCCCGGCGGCCGCCTCGGCCAGCCCGAAGATGTGA
- a CDS encoding efflux RND transporter periplasmic adaptor subunit: MKKKRVLTITLTVALFVVAGGVVLVSSACQKSGEHSAAAKRFHCPMHPDVVKDGPGDCPICGMKLVPIEEEAHQAAVAGTAAPSGERKILFYRSPMNPQETSPTPKKDSMGMDFVAVYSDEVDAGAKGPEGLATVTIDAQKQQLLGLKTIEVKRASFETSIRTTGRVAYDERRVHHVHTRYEAYVEAIEADYTGKYVKKGDVLVKVYSPELYATQREYLMALRAAKSTSGSAIPSVSQGGQDLVAAARQRLLLWDITPQDIDALEKRGEPTRTLNIYAPISGFVTGRMAYHGMKVMPADSLFDIVDLSAVWVIADVYEYELPRLSLGQTAAMTLSYWPGKSWTGRVTYVYPAVDEMTRTVKVRLEFANPKAELKPEMYAQVTIHGQSREALVLPDDVVIDSGTRKVVFVAEGKGRLSPREISVGDHAGGQYEVTGGLSAGETVARGANFLVDSESRLKAALSAMTTASPTKAPGERTKAPEPPSPSATPAGHAH, translated from the coding sequence ATGAAGAAGAAGCGCGTCCTCACGATCACCCTCACCGTCGCTCTGTTTGTCGTTGCCGGCGGGGTCGTCCTGGTCTCGTCCGCATGCCAGAAGAGTGGTGAACACTCGGCTGCCGCCAAGCGGTTTCACTGCCCGATGCACCCGGACGTCGTCAAGGACGGTCCCGGCGACTGCCCGATCTGCGGCATGAAGCTCGTCCCCATCGAGGAAGAGGCCCACCAGGCCGCGGTGGCGGGAACTGCCGCTCCGTCCGGGGAAAGGAAGATCCTCTTCTACCGGTCCCCGATGAATCCGCAGGAGACGTCGCCCACCCCGAAGAAGGACTCTATGGGGATGGACTTCGTCGCGGTCTACTCGGACGAAGTCGACGCGGGAGCGAAGGGGCCGGAGGGTCTCGCCACGGTCACGATCGACGCCCAGAAGCAGCAGCTGCTGGGTCTCAAGACGATCGAGGTGAAGAGGGCCTCCTTCGAAACGTCCATCCGGACGACCGGACGCGTCGCCTATGACGAGCGCAGGGTCCACCACGTCCACACGCGCTACGAGGCTTACGTCGAAGCGATCGAAGCGGACTACACGGGAAAGTACGTCAAGAAGGGCGACGTCCTGGTGAAGGTCTACAGCCCGGAGCTGTACGCGACGCAGCGGGAGTACCTGATGGCGCTCAGGGCGGCGAAGTCCACCTCGGGATCGGCGATTCCGTCCGTCTCGCAGGGTGGGCAGGACCTCGTCGCCGCCGCCCGGCAGAGGCTTCTCCTGTGGGACATCACCCCTCAGGACATCGACGCCCTCGAAAAGCGCGGCGAGCCGACCAGGACGCTGAACATCTACGCTCCGATCTCCGGATTCGTCACGGGCCGGATGGCCTATCACGGGATGAAGGTCATGCCGGCCGATTCGCTGTTCGACATCGTCGACCTCTCCGCTGTCTGGGTCATCGCGGACGTCTACGAGTACGAACTCCCGCGGCTCTCGCTCGGCCAGACGGCGGCCATGACGCTCTCGTACTGGCCCGGGAAGTCCTGGACGGGGCGCGTCACCTACGTCTACCCGGCCGTCGACGAGATGACACGAACCGTGAAGGTGCGTCTCGAGTTCGCGAACCCCAAGGCGGAGCTGAAGCCCGAGATGTACGCCCAGGTCACGATTCACGGGCAGTCCAGGGAAGCGCTCGTCCTTCCCGACGACGTCGTCATCGACAGCGGCACACGAAAGGTCGTGTTCGTGGCAGAGGGGAAGGGAAGACTCTCGCCGCGTGAGATCTCCGTTGGTGACCATGCCGGCGGCCAGTACGAGGTGACGGGAGGCCTCTCCGCAGGGGAGACCGTCGCGCGGGGCGCCAATTTCCTCGTCGACTCGGAGTCGCGCCTGAAGGCTGCTCTTTCCGCGATGACCACAGCCTCGCCCACGAAGGCGCCCGGCGAGAGGACGAAGGCGCCCGAGCCGCCCTCGCCGTCGGCGACGCCTGCCGGCCACGCCCACTGA
- a CDS encoding efflux RND transporter permease subunit, translating to MIKRIIRFSAENKYLVLSLYVVAILIAVWVMKRTPLDAIPDQSDTQVIIYSKWDRSPDIIEDQVTYPIVTALLGAPKVKTIRGSSDFGFSYVYVIFEDGTDLYWARSRVLEYLSKIQGSLPQGVKTEMGSDATSVGWVFQYALVDESGTNSTDELRTYQDWFLRYAVQSVPGVAEVATVGGRQRQYQVTIDPNVLSAYGVPLSRVAEAIRMSNEEVGGRLIELSGREYMVRGRGYLKSVKDIEQIVLKTNERGTPLTVGDVGRVSLGPEIRRGVADLDGEGDVVGGIVVMRSGENALNVIERVKQKLKDIEPSLPKGVKVVTTYDRSDLIERSIDTLKGKLIEEIIVVSIIILIFLWHVPSAIVPILTIPISVVLAFIPFGQLGLTINIMSLAGIAISIGVLVDGAIVEVENAYKKLQLWNDGGRPGDFHKVRLEALMEVGPSVFFSLLVIAVAFLPVFTLVDQEGRLFRPLAYSKNLAMAIAAFLAITLDPALRMLFARMDFLHFRPKWLAWVVNQVIVGKYYAEEKHPVSRLLHRIYEPPCRFVLKHPKSTIAAALLAMVATVPVFLKLGSEFMPPLYEGSILYMPTTMPGISVTEAERLLQVQDRILKSFPEVERVFGKAGRADSSTDPAPFSMMETTVILKPENEWRARERWYSAWSPEWLASVFRHVWRDRISHDELVDEMDRALKIPGTTNAWTMPIKARIDMLSTGIRTPIGIKVFGSDLNEIERIGKEIETAVRAVPATRSAFAERVAGGYFIDFELKRDQLARYGLTVDDANMVIMTAIGGEPITTLIKGRERYSVSLRYPRELREDLTQLERVLVPTMSGAQVPMGQLADIRLVQGPSMIRNENGLLSGYVYVDFDTGKEDVGGFVEEAKKAVAERVTLPSGYTLVWSGQFENMIRVRERLKVVIPITLVLIWLLMYMNTKSAMKTFIVLLAVPFSIIGAVWFLWILGYNMSIAVWVGVIALMGLDAETGVFMLLFLDLSYDEAKAKGLLRNKVELIEAIIHGAVKRVRPKAMTVFAAMLGLMPIMWSVGAGSDVMKRIAAPMVGGLVTSFALELLVYPAIYMLWKQRSLPKPDPDAPVPAPEPSLIPA from the coding sequence GTGATCAAGCGGATCATCCGTTTCTCCGCCGAGAACAAGTACCTCGTCCTCTCCCTCTACGTCGTCGCCATCCTGATCGCCGTCTGGGTCATGAAGCGGACGCCCCTCGACGCGATCCCGGACCAGTCCGACACGCAGGTCATCATCTACTCGAAGTGGGACCGAAGCCCCGACATCATCGAGGACCAGGTCACGTACCCGATCGTCACCGCCCTCCTGGGCGCGCCGAAGGTCAAGACGATCCGGGGCTCCTCCGACTTCGGCTTCTCCTACGTCTACGTCATCTTCGAGGACGGCACCGACCTCTACTGGGCCCGCTCCCGCGTCCTCGAGTACCTCTCGAAGATTCAGGGGAGCCTCCCCCAGGGGGTCAAGACCGAGATGGGCTCCGACGCGACGAGCGTCGGGTGGGTCTTCCAGTACGCGCTCGTCGACGAGTCGGGAACGAACAGCACCGACGAGCTGAGAACTTACCAGGACTGGTTCCTCAGGTACGCGGTCCAGTCGGTGCCGGGCGTGGCCGAGGTCGCGACGGTCGGCGGGCGGCAGAGGCAGTACCAGGTGACGATCGACCCGAACGTCCTCTCCGCCTACGGCGTGCCTCTCTCCCGCGTCGCCGAGGCGATCCGGATGAGCAACGAGGAGGTCGGCGGCCGTCTCATCGAGCTCTCGGGGCGGGAGTACATGGTGCGCGGGCGCGGCTACCTGAAGTCGGTCAAGGACATCGAGCAGATCGTCCTGAAGACGAACGAGAGGGGCACCCCGCTCACGGTCGGCGACGTCGGCCGGGTCTCGCTCGGCCCCGAGATCCGGCGGGGCGTCGCGGACCTCGACGGCGAGGGCGACGTCGTCGGCGGCATCGTGGTGATGCGAAGCGGCGAGAACGCCCTCAACGTCATCGAGCGGGTGAAGCAGAAGCTGAAGGACATCGAGCCCTCGCTGCCGAAGGGCGTGAAGGTCGTCACCACCTACGACCGCTCGGACCTCATCGAGCGCTCCATCGACACGCTGAAGGGGAAGCTGATCGAGGAGATCATCGTCGTCTCGATCATCATCCTGATCTTTCTCTGGCATGTCCCAAGCGCGATCGTCCCCATCCTCACGATTCCGATCTCGGTCGTCCTCGCGTTCATCCCGTTCGGGCAGCTCGGGCTGACGATCAACATCATGTCCCTCGCCGGGATCGCGATCTCGATCGGCGTCCTCGTCGACGGCGCGATCGTCGAGGTCGAGAACGCCTACAAGAAGCTCCAGCTCTGGAACGACGGAGGGCGGCCGGGCGACTTCCACAAGGTGCGCCTCGAAGCGCTCATGGAGGTCGGGCCGTCCGTCTTCTTCTCGCTCCTCGTCATCGCCGTCGCCTTCCTTCCCGTCTTCACGCTCGTCGACCAGGAGGGGCGCCTCTTCCGGCCGCTCGCCTACTCGAAGAACCTCGCCATGGCGATCGCAGCGTTCCTCGCGATCACGCTCGACCCGGCGCTGCGGATGCTCTTCGCGCGGATGGACTTCCTCCACTTCCGGCCGAAGTGGCTCGCCTGGGTCGTCAACCAGGTCATCGTCGGGAAGTACTACGCCGAGGAGAAGCACCCGGTCTCGAGGCTCCTCCACAGGATCTACGAGCCTCCCTGCCGGTTCGTCCTGAAGCACCCGAAGTCGACGATCGCCGCCGCCCTCCTCGCGATGGTCGCGACCGTGCCGGTCTTCTTGAAGCTCGGCTCGGAGTTCATGCCGCCCCTCTACGAGGGGAGCATCCTCTACATGCCGACGACCATGCCCGGCATCTCCGTCACGGAGGCCGAGCGGCTCCTGCAGGTGCAGGACCGGATCCTGAAGTCGTTCCCCGAGGTCGAACGGGTCTTCGGCAAGGCGGGCCGCGCCGACAGCTCGACGGACCCGGCTCCGTTCTCGATGATGGAGACGACCGTCATCCTCAAGCCCGAGAACGAATGGCGGGCACGCGAGCGCTGGTACTCTGCCTGGTCGCCGGAGTGGCTCGCGTCGGTCTTCCGCCACGTCTGGCGCGACCGCATCTCGCACGATGAGCTCGTCGACGAGATGGACCGGGCGCTGAAGATCCCCGGAACGACGAACGCCTGGACGATGCCCATCAAGGCCCGCATCGACATGCTCTCGACCGGCATCCGGACGCCGATCGGAATCAAGGTCTTCGGCTCAGACCTGAACGAGATCGAGCGGATCGGCAAGGAGATCGAGACGGCCGTGAGGGCCGTCCCCGCGACCCGCTCGGCCTTCGCGGAACGGGTCGCGGGCGGCTACTTCATCGACTTCGAGCTCAAGCGCGACCAGCTCGCCCGCTACGGTCTCACCGTGGACGACGCGAACATGGTCATCATGACGGCGATCGGCGGCGAGCCGATCACGACCCTCATCAAGGGGCGCGAGCGCTACTCCGTCTCGCTCCGCTACCCCCGCGAGCTCCGTGAAGACCTCACGCAGCTCGAGCGGGTGCTCGTCCCGACGATGTCCGGGGCGCAGGTCCCGATGGGACAGCTCGCCGACATCCGGCTCGTCCAGGGACCCTCGATGATCCGCAACGAGAACGGCCTCCTCTCGGGGTACGTCTACGTCGACTTCGACACCGGAAAGGAGGACGTCGGCGGGTTCGTCGAGGAGGCGAAGAAGGCCGTCGCCGAGAGGGTCACGCTCCCCTCCGGCTATACCCTCGTCTGGAGCGGCCAGTTCGAGAACATGATCCGCGTCCGGGAGCGGCTGAAGGTCGTCATCCCGATCACGCTCGTCCTCATCTGGCTCCTCATGTACATGAACACGAAGTCGGCGATGAAGACCTTCATCGTCCTCCTCGCCGTGCCCTTCTCGATCATCGGGGCCGTCTGGTTCCTCTGGATCCTCGGCTACAACATGTCGATCGCGGTCTGGGTCGGCGTCATCGCCCTCATGGGCCTCGACGCCGAGACGGGCGTCTTCATGCTCCTCTTCCTCGATCTCTCGTATGACGAGGCGAAGGCGAAGGGCCTCCTCCGCAACAAGGTCGAGCTGATCGAGGCGATCATCCACGGCGCCGTCAAGCGGGTCCGGCCGAAGGCGATGACCGTCTTCGCCGCGATGCTCGGCCTCATGCCGATCATGTGGTCCGTCGGAGCGGGCTCCGACGTCATGAAGAGGATCGCCGCTCCTATGGTCGGCGGCCTCGTCACGTCCTTCGCGCTCGAGCTCCTCGTCTATCCGGCGATCTACATGCTCTGGAAGCAGCGAAGCTTGCCGAAGCCGGACCCGGATGCTCCCGTCCCTGCCCCGGAACCGTCGCTGATTCCGGCATGA
- a CDS encoding heavy metal translocating P-type ATPase, with translation MNHDEHEHTGHDRSTAGRPQKKDPVCGMSVPADSPNRHEHAGTEFVFCSATCRDRFTRDPGSFLEQAPAATAAPSRVIPGGYTCPMHPEIVRDAPGSCPICGMALELRAPAADAGENAELRDMSRRFWFSVALTVPLLGLAMGDMLPGEPVSALLSARLRTFLELALATPVCLWAAWPFYVRAVQSVRNRSLNMFTLIGLGVSVAYGYSVIATLLPGLFPASFRSASGEVAVYFEAAGVIVTLILLGQVLELRARSQTGAAIQKLLGMAATSARRIKADGSEEDVLLEVVQAGDTLRVRPGEKIPVDGVVLEGASSVDESMVSGEPIPVEKGPGDKVVGATVNGTGALVMRAEKVGAETLLSRIVAMVAEAQRSRAPIQKLADVVAGYFVPIVILISILTFAAWAIVGPAPRMAHALINAVAVLIIACPCALGLATPMSIMVATGRGATMGVLFKNAEAIEVLRKVDTLVIDKTGTLTEGKPELVSVKPAAGFSESDLLHLAASLERGSEHPLAAAIVKGAEKRGVALSGTDGFESVTGKGVKGTVDGRSVTLGNTSLMADLGIDLGELGTDAEALRKDGETAMFVAVDGEVAGILGVADPIKASTPEAIKELHGEGLRIVMLTGDSRTTAEAVARKLAIDEIVAEVLPDQKAEVVKRFQAQGRVVAMAGDGINDAPALAQAQVGIAMGTGTDVAMESAGVTLVKGDLRGIVRARRLSRSTMANIKQNLFFAFVYNAAGVPIAAGVLYPVFGLLLSPVIAAAAMSFSSVSVVGNALRLRRAKM, from the coding sequence ATGAATCATGACGAGCACGAGCACACCGGGCACGATCGGTCGACGGCCGGGCGGCCTCAGAAGAAGGACCCCGTCTGCGGAATGTCGGTGCCGGCGGACAGCCCGAACCGACACGAGCACGCGGGTACCGAGTTCGTGTTCTGCAGCGCGACCTGCCGCGATCGGTTCACCAGGGACCCGGGCTCGTTCCTCGAGCAGGCCCCGGCGGCCACGGCCGCTCCTTCTCGGGTCATTCCGGGGGGCTACACGTGCCCCATGCACCCGGAGATCGTGCGCGATGCGCCGGGCTCGTGTCCGATCTGCGGCATGGCGCTGGAGCTTCGGGCGCCCGCGGCGGACGCCGGAGAGAACGCCGAGCTCCGCGACATGAGCCGCCGGTTCTGGTTCTCGGTAGCGCTTACCGTGCCGCTCCTCGGCCTGGCGATGGGCGACATGCTGCCGGGAGAACCCGTGTCTGCGCTCCTCTCGGCGCGCCTGCGCACATTCCTGGAGCTGGCGCTGGCGACGCCCGTGTGTCTCTGGGCCGCGTGGCCCTTCTACGTGCGAGCCGTCCAGTCGGTGAGGAACCGCAGTCTCAACATGTTCACACTCATCGGCCTCGGCGTGAGCGTCGCGTACGGCTACAGCGTCATCGCGACGCTTCTGCCGGGCCTGTTCCCGGCCTCCTTCCGGAGCGCATCCGGCGAGGTCGCCGTTTACTTCGAAGCGGCGGGGGTCATCGTCACGTTGATCCTGCTCGGGCAGGTCCTGGAGCTTCGCGCGCGCAGCCAGACAGGCGCAGCGATTCAGAAGCTGCTCGGGATGGCGGCAACATCCGCGCGACGGATCAAGGCTGACGGTTCCGAAGAGGACGTGCTGCTGGAGGTCGTGCAGGCCGGCGACACGCTGCGGGTGCGGCCTGGCGAGAAGATACCGGTAGACGGAGTCGTGCTCGAGGGTGCGAGCTCCGTCGACGAGTCGATGGTGAGCGGCGAGCCGATACCCGTGGAGAAGGGCCCCGGCGACAAGGTCGTCGGAGCTACGGTCAACGGCACCGGAGCCCTCGTGATGCGGGCCGAGAAGGTCGGCGCCGAGACGCTTCTCTCGCGCATCGTCGCGATGGTCGCCGAGGCCCAGCGGAGCCGGGCGCCGATCCAGAAGCTCGCCGATGTCGTGGCCGGCTATTTCGTGCCGATCGTCATCCTGATCTCGATCCTCACATTCGCGGCCTGGGCGATCGTCGGGCCGGCGCCCCGAATGGCGCACGCGCTGATCAACGCCGTGGCGGTGCTCATCATCGCCTGCCCCTGTGCGCTGGGGCTCGCCACCCCGATGTCGATCATGGTGGCAACGGGCAGAGGCGCGACCATGGGCGTTCTCTTCAAGAACGCCGAGGCGATCGAGGTGCTTCGAAAGGTCGATACGCTCGTCATCGACAAGACGGGGACACTGACGGAAGGGAAGCCCGAGCTGGTGAGTGTCAAGCCGGCCGCCGGCTTCTCCGAATCCGACCTCCTCCATCTGGCCGCCAGTCTGGAACGAGGCAGCGAGCACCCGCTCGCGGCGGCCATCGTGAAGGGAGCCGAGAAGCGCGGCGTGGCTCTCTCGGGCACGGACGGGTTCGAGTCCGTGACGGGAAAGGGAGTGAAGGGAACCGTAGACGGCAGATCCGTGACGCTCGGGAACACGTCCCTGATGGCGGACCTGGGAATCGACCTCGGAGAGTTGGGGACCGACGCAGAGGCACTCCGCAAGGACGGGGAGACGGCGATGTTCGTTGCGGTCGACGGCGAGGTCGCGGGCATCCTGGGGGTGGCCGATCCGATCAAAGCCAGCACGCCCGAGGCCATCAAAGAGCTACACGGTGAGGGCCTCCGCATCGTCATGCTCACGGGCGACAGCAGAACGACCGCCGAAGCGGTCGCGAGGAAGCTCGCGATCGACGAGATCGTGGCCGAGGTGCTGCCCGATCAGAAGGCGGAGGTCGTGAAGCGGTTCCAGGCTCAGGGACGCGTCGTCGCGATGGCAGGCGACGGCATCAACGACGCCCCCGCGCTCGCACAGGCGCAGGTGGGGATCGCCATGGGGACGGGCACCGACGTCGCGATGGAGAGCGCCGGGGTCACGCTGGTGAAGGGGGACCTCCGGGGCATCGTCCGGGCGCGGCGCCTTTCCCGCAGCACGATGGCCAACATCAAGCAGAACCTCTTCTTCGCATTCGTCTACAACGCGGCAGGGGTGCCGATCGCTGCGGGTGTGCTCTACCCGGTCTTCGGGCTATTGCTCTCGCCTGTGATCGCGGCTGCCGCGATGAGCTTCAGCTCGGTCTCGGTCGTCGGAAACGCGCTCCGGCTTCGACGGGCGAAGATGTGA